A part of Streptomyces sp. NBC_01497 genomic DNA contains:
- a CDS encoding DUF4097 family beta strand repeat-containing protein, with the protein MAIAATVGACGADPSSAPVQKHTFAFTGKKLTIDADDSGVQVVPGDVTGVHVQRQVEGWVFLGTGPKATWELDGDTLKLKVKCSGLATDCSALHKVTVPRDVDVTVSSGNGKVTASGFTRSVSLRTSNGDAEVRDSSGPVSLSSDNGSLTALGLTGKRISATTSNGAIRLGFSTVPDHVDVDSHNGQVRINLPKGHTAYAVDAGSSNGGIDIGVPRDDASPHSVMAHTSNGQISVRAAN; encoded by the coding sequence GTGGCGATCGCCGCCACGGTCGGTGCCTGCGGTGCCGATCCGTCGAGCGCGCCCGTACAGAAGCACACCTTTGCGTTCACCGGTAAGAAGCTCACCATCGACGCCGACGATTCGGGCGTCCAGGTCGTGCCGGGCGACGTCACGGGGGTTCATGTGCAGCGGCAGGTCGAGGGCTGGGTGTTCCTCGGCACCGGCCCGAAGGCCACCTGGGAGCTGGACGGGGACACGCTCAAGCTGAAGGTGAAGTGCTCGGGCCTGGCGACGGACTGTTCCGCCCTGCACAAGGTGACCGTGCCGCGTGATGTCGACGTCACGGTCAGCAGCGGCAACGGCAAGGTCACCGCCTCCGGCTTCACGCGTTCCGTCTCGCTGCGCACCTCCAACGGGGACGCCGAGGTCCGGGACAGCTCCGGCCCGGTCAGCCTGAGTTCCGACAACGGCTCGCTCACCGCGCTCGGCCTGACCGGCAAGAGGATCTCGGCGACCACCAGCAACGGCGCGATCCGCCTGGGCTTCTCCACCGTGCCGGACCACGTCGACGTGGACAGCCACAACGGGCAGGTGCGGATCAACCTGCCGAAGGGGCACACGGCGTACGCGGTCGACGCCGGGAGCAGCAACGGCGGCATCGACATCGGGGTGCCGCGCGACGACGCGAGTCCGCACTCGGTGATGGCCCACACCTCCAACGGTCAGATTTCTGTGCGAGCTGCGAACTGA
- a CDS encoding DUF6414 family protein: MLKRFLYLDATTLADYVSALEGGIRESLERKTSTGKNASGGVKASVVEAAIGRTRGTEESASFTDTPQAQFERLMELARTEPKIAGWVDVVDPDIDLQDIGVGALIDIECDIYVPEIVKALTPDGGLVEALDKLDALLPFVSMFDATAAQGLPSEDERDAFRGFVGALGGKALVVGDLDSSNWRIAGQLESGNVKGDMEGTARITGKVSKRWGEGQWKPLLALPGSSLISREQRRALERTKPKEGEEDQYLEGPALMLDILAIYR; this comes from the coding sequence ATGCTGAAGCGCTTCCTGTACCTCGACGCAACGACGTTGGCGGACTACGTGAGTGCCCTTGAGGGCGGAATCCGCGAATCCCTTGAGCGGAAAACATCGACAGGGAAAAATGCGAGTGGTGGCGTGAAAGCCAGCGTCGTTGAGGCGGCTATCGGCCGAACGCGCGGCACAGAGGAATCTGCTAGTTTTACCGATACTCCACAGGCTCAATTTGAGCGCCTAATGGAACTTGCCAGAACCGAACCGAAAATAGCAGGCTGGGTTGATGTTGTGGACCCGGATATTGATCTTCAGGATATCGGAGTAGGTGCGCTCATCGATATCGAGTGTGACATCTACGTCCCGGAAATCGTTAAGGCCTTGACTCCGGACGGGGGGCTTGTTGAGGCTCTCGATAAGCTGGATGCACTGCTCCCCTTCGTGAGCATGTTCGATGCTACCGCAGCTCAGGGGCTGCCCAGTGAGGACGAACGCGATGCGTTTAGGGGGTTCGTAGGAGCCCTTGGAGGAAAGGCGCTAGTCGTTGGCGACCTTGACTCCTCGAATTGGCGTATCGCCGGGCAGCTCGAATCAGGCAACGTGAAGGGCGACATGGAGGGAACCGCTCGAATCACCGGAAAGGTCTCAAAGCGCTGGGGAGAGGGGCAATGGAAGCCTCTCCTTGCCCTCCCTGGGTCGTCTCTTATCTCACGCGAGCAAAGACGCGCCCTGGAGCGAACGAAGCCCAAGGAAGGTGAAGAAGACCAGTACCTCGAAGGCCCTGCCCTGATGCTAGATATTCTTGCTATCTACAGGTGA